The proteins below come from a single Streptomyces sp. B3I8 genomic window:
- a CDS encoding MarR family winged helix-turn-helix transcriptional regulator: MLRQWEERRPGMDVSSSEVLARLLRAARLAEELFEERLRRQPGRTITNVGDFELLQTLRRAAPGNALTPGQLMRHLVVSSAGLSGRLNRLERDGWIVRTASPDDRRRSLVSLTVRGREEFDRRLEGHLVVERELLSVLDARERVVVVGALRKLLLALEASE, from the coding sequence ATGCTGCGTCAGTGGGAGGAACGCCGACCTGGCATGGACGTCTCCTCCAGCGAGGTGCTCGCGCGGCTGTTGCGTGCGGCCCGCCTGGCCGAGGAACTCTTCGAGGAGCGGCTGCGCCGTCAGCCCGGCAGGACCATCACCAATGTCGGGGACTTCGAGCTGCTGCAGACCCTGCGCCGGGCAGCTCCCGGGAACGCCCTGACGCCAGGGCAACTGATGCGGCACCTCGTGGTCTCCTCCGCCGGTCTCAGCGGCCGCCTCAACCGGCTGGAGCGTGACGGCTGGATCGTCCGGACCGCGTCACCGGACGATCGACGGCGCTCGCTGGTCAGTCTGACGGTGCGGGGGCGGGAGGAGTTCGACCGCCGGCTGGAGGGCCACCTGGTGGTGGAGCGTGAGCTGCTGTCCGTCCTCGATGCGCGGGAGCGGGTCGTTGTCGTCGGCGCGTTGCGCAAACTGCTGCTCGCCCTCGAAGCGTCGGAGTGA
- a CDS encoding RNA polymerase subunit sigma — protein sequence MGGTGDTTPLAELLAERQHLIDVARWMLGAGPTAEEAVTEAYRRWHGLTDDEQTGISDPRVWLTKSTGTICLARLSAPARRLPGPGEVDAGVGIKPGQALSEEVSDALLNALDTLSPSERAAFVLNDVFAMPSRTVADIVGRTPHECAEPAESARRSLRAHRARPTPSHQHDGIVRAVRHACALNDARHLVSLLSRHAIAFFDGGGKIRALTRPVHGDQHVARALLTFLAPRPRTVLHLQAANGRTAIVVRHHGRVAAVISFDITDQRVTHVWAVLNPDKLRGWNRPHPTTDGHGTVRHV from the coding sequence ATGGGTGGGACCGGTGACACGACACCGCTCGCGGAACTGCTGGCCGAGCGACAGCATCTGATCGACGTCGCTCGCTGGATGCTGGGCGCCGGGCCGACGGCCGAAGAAGCCGTCACCGAGGCCTACCGGCGGTGGCACGGCCTGACCGACGACGAGCAGACCGGCATCAGCGATCCGCGTGTCTGGCTGACCAAGAGCACGGGCACCATCTGTCTGGCGCGCCTGTCCGCACCCGCACGCCGACTGCCGGGCCCGGGCGAGGTGGACGCCGGTGTCGGCATCAAGCCCGGCCAGGCCCTGTCGGAGGAGGTCAGCGACGCCCTCCTCAACGCCCTGGACACTCTCTCCCCGTCCGAACGGGCGGCTTTCGTGCTCAACGACGTCTTCGCCATGCCCTCTCGGACGGTCGCCGACATCGTCGGGCGGACCCCGCACGAGTGCGCCGAGCCTGCTGAGAGCGCCCGCCGCAGCCTGCGTGCCCACCGCGCGCGTCCCACCCCGTCGCACCAGCACGACGGGATCGTCCGCGCCGTCCGGCATGCCTGCGCGCTCAATGACGCGAGACATCTGGTGTCCCTGCTGTCTCGGCACGCCATCGCGTTCTTCGACGGCGGAGGCAAGATCCGTGCTCTGACCAGGCCGGTGCACGGCGACCAGCACGTCGCCCGGGCCCTCCTCACATTCCTCGCCCCCCGCCCCCGCACCGTCCTCCACCTCCAGGCGGCCAACGGTCGCACCGCGATCGTCGTGCGCCACCACGGCCGGGTCGCCGCCGTCATCAGCTTCGACATCACCGACCAGCGCGTCACACACGTCTGGGCCGTCCTGAACCCCGACAAGCTGCGCGGGTGGAACCGCCCCCACCCGACCACCGACGGACACGGAACGGTTCGGCACGTCTGA
- a CDS encoding cupin domain-containing protein — MSHMLRAAAAGTCVIGLSLAVPGVAQATPGGPGVSGRILAQHTIGDKDYVLREITIPSGQATGWHYHDGTLYAYVEQGTLSHFDAACASDGVYKKGSFLKEPSGADHVHLGENRGTADVVLEVLYVLPHGAPFSQDAPDPGCTPR; from the coding sequence ATGTCCCACATGTTGCGTGCCGCAGCCGCAGGAACCTGCGTCATAGGGCTCTCGCTGGCTGTCCCGGGGGTCGCTCAGGCGACACCCGGTGGTCCCGGTGTCAGCGGCAGGATCCTGGCGCAGCACACCATCGGCGACAAGGACTACGTCCTTCGTGAGATCACCATCCCCTCCGGCCAGGCGACGGGGTGGCACTACCACGACGGCACTCTGTACGCCTACGTCGAGCAGGGGACGCTGAGCCACTTCGACGCGGCCTGTGCCTCCGACGGGGTGTACAAGAAGGGCAGCTTCCTGAAGGAGCCGTCGGGCGCGGACCACGTGCATCTCGGTGAGAACCGGGGCACGGCGGACGTCGTCCTGGAGGTCCTCTACGTCCTGCCGCACGGCGCACCCTTCTCCCAGGACGCTCCTGACCCGGGCTGCACACCGCGGTAA
- a CDS encoding RNA polymerase subunit sigma — translation MEPVVDTMPIGELLDERRHLLDVAHWMLGSGIVAEHVTDEAYREWYALSEHQRDRIGAPRAWLTRVVGSISLGRLALSDRDGGPQGPVGVGSRGPSDPAPADGLGALWAGALDALTPAERAARVLNDAFGSAAEDPVSTAGPAGRDRPGPDTEPSDRARHSLRARAARPTPPRVEDELVDAVRQACADEDADRLATLLDPDAVAFYDGGGKVRTLTRPVVGGPRVARSLLTLLARHPRTTVHTRPVNGRTGLVARYDGQVAAVVCLDLAGSRVVQVWVVLNPDKLRSWNRPHA, via the coding sequence ATGGAGCCAGTGGTTGACACCATGCCGATCGGGGAGCTGCTCGACGAGCGGCGGCACCTGCTGGACGTCGCGCACTGGATGCTGGGCAGTGGCATCGTCGCCGAGCACGTCACCGACGAGGCGTACCGGGAGTGGTACGCGCTCTCCGAGCACCAGCGGGACCGCATAGGCGCGCCGCGGGCCTGGCTGACCCGGGTCGTGGGCAGCATCTCCCTGGGACGGCTGGCCCTGTCCGATCGGGACGGGGGCCCACAGGGTCCCGTGGGCGTGGGGAGCCGTGGACCGTCAGACCCGGCTCCGGCGGACGGTCTCGGCGCGCTGTGGGCCGGGGCGTTGGACGCGCTCACACCCGCCGAACGAGCGGCTCGCGTACTGAACGACGCCTTCGGCAGCGCGGCCGAAGACCCCGTGAGCACGGCGGGACCGGCGGGCCGGGACCGGCCGGGACCGGACACCGAACCGTCGGACAGGGCCCGGCACAGCCTCCGGGCCAGGGCCGCACGCCCCACGCCACCGCGCGTCGAGGACGAACTGGTCGACGCCGTACGGCAGGCGTGCGCCGACGAGGACGCGGACCGTCTGGCCACCCTGCTGGACCCCGACGCCGTCGCGTTCTACGACGGCGGAGGCAAGGTCCGCACACTGACCCGGCCAGTCGTCGGCGGCCCGCGGGTCGCCCGGAGTCTCCTGACCCTGCTGGCCCGGCACCCGCGCACCACTGTGCACACCCGTCCCGTCAACGGGCGCACGGGTCTCGTCGCACGCTACGACGGCCAGGTCGCCGCCGTGGTCTGCCTCGACCTGGCCGGCTCACGCGTCGTACAGGTATGGGTCGTCCTCAACCCCGACAAGTTGCGCTCCTGGAACCGCCCCCACGCCTGA
- a CDS encoding YceI family protein: MIRRDNATSPALGAHPVVTGAYTIDPVHSTIGFSVRHAVITNVRGRFDRFEGLLVLDGSEPSRSKAYVSVQTDSMDTGAADRDAHLAGPDFFDSAMFPLMTFHSTGITPLGDDEFRLSGGLRIKDIELPLDIDVVFGGAGDDAFGNHRVGFAGSATLRRSDWGLAWNTPLDTGGVLISDKVTLTLDISAVRTERDAAA, encoded by the coding sequence ATGATCCGACGTGACAACGCCACTTCCCCGGCCCTGGGTGCGCACCCGGTCGTGACCGGTGCCTACACCATCGACCCGGTCCACAGCACGATCGGCTTCTCCGTCCGGCACGCCGTGATCACCAATGTGCGCGGCCGCTTCGACCGCTTCGAGGGCCTACTGGTGCTCGACGGCTCCGAGCCGTCCCGTTCCAAGGCGTACGTGAGTGTCCAGACCGACAGCATGGACACGGGCGCGGCGGACCGCGACGCCCACCTGGCGGGGCCCGACTTCTTCGACTCCGCGATGTTTCCCCTGATGACCTTCCACTCCACCGGCATCACCCCGCTCGGCGACGACGAGTTCCGCCTCTCGGGCGGCCTGCGCATCAAGGACATCGAACTGCCCCTGGACATCGACGTCGTCTTCGGCGGGGCCGGTGACGACGCCTTCGGCAACCACCGGGTCGGCTTCGCGGGCTCCGCCACCCTGCGGCGTTCGGACTGGGGGCTGGCCTGGAACACACCGCTCGACACGGGGGGTGTGCTCATCAGCGACAAGGTGACGCTGACCCTGGACATCTCGGCCGTACGGACGGAGCGGGACGCGGCGGCCTGA
- a CDS encoding SDR family oxidoreductase yields MKIVVIGGTGLIGSKLVAKLDEHGHEAVPAAPDTGVNTLTGEGLAEVLTGASVVIDVSNSPSFEDDAVMEFFRTSTTNLLKAEANAGVTHHVALSVVGTERLQESGYFRAKQAQEGLIKDSGIPYSIVHATQFFEFMKGIAEAATDGDTVRLAPVKIRPLVSDDVAAVVGRTAVGAPVGGVVEVAGPEEFQLDELIRKGLAAKKDPRQVVTDVHAPYFGAELQETTLLPGPDAHIAETRFADWLAQQA; encoded by the coding sequence ATGAAGATCGTAGTCATCGGCGGTACCGGACTGATCGGTTCCAAGCTGGTCGCCAAGCTCGACGAGCACGGTCACGAGGCGGTGCCGGCCGCTCCCGACACCGGGGTCAACACGCTCACGGGCGAGGGTTTGGCCGAGGTCCTGACCGGCGCCTCCGTCGTGATCGACGTCTCCAACTCGCCCTCCTTCGAGGACGACGCCGTCATGGAGTTCTTCCGCACCTCCACCACCAACCTCCTCAAGGCGGAGGCGAACGCCGGTGTGACCCACCACGTGGCGCTCTCCGTGGTCGGCACCGAGCGGCTCCAGGAGAGCGGCTACTTCCGCGCCAAGCAGGCGCAGGAGGGTCTGATCAAGGACTCGGGCATCCCGTACTCGATCGTGCACGCCACGCAGTTCTTCGAGTTCATGAAGGGCATCGCCGAGGCGGCGACCGACGGTGACACCGTCCGGCTGGCCCCGGTCAAGATCCGGCCCCTCGTCTCGGACGACGTGGCCGCCGTCGTCGGCCGTACCGCGGTCGGCGCCCCCGTGGGCGGGGTGGTGGAGGTCGCCGGCCCCGAGGAGTTCCAGCTCGACGAGCTGATCCGCAAGGGACTGGCCGCCAAGAAGGACCCGCGCCAGGTCGTGACCGACGTGCACGCCCCGTACTTCGGCGCGGAGCTGCAGGAGACCACGCTGCTCCCCGGTCCGGACGCGCACATCGCCGAGACCCGGTTCGCCGACTGGCTCGCGCAGCAGGCTTGA
- a CDS encoding alpha/beta fold hydrolase: protein MPAILIHGVPDTHHVWDGVRRHLTRSDTEAWDLPGFGAERPAGFGSTKEEYVDWLVRRLERIGEPVDLVGHDWGCILTLRVASLRPDLVRTWAGGNGPVDAGYVWHPLARIWQDRVQGDRYMAELRAEPFAEEMAVGFDVPLHLAREMASRVDEPMKDAVLRLYRSALTMGAEWQPELSVVSAPCVVFWGARDPACQVEFGRRLADSLHSSEVVEMDCNHWTVLERPAEVAEILEKHWSAHAAARGADGDAEDGPGAVTQGGAGRS from the coding sequence ATGCCCGCGATCCTGATCCACGGCGTTCCCGACACCCACCATGTGTGGGACGGTGTGCGCCGTCATCTGACCAGGTCCGACACCGAAGCGTGGGACCTGCCCGGCTTCGGCGCCGAGCGCCCCGCCGGCTTCGGTTCCACCAAGGAGGAGTACGTGGACTGGCTCGTCCGGCGACTGGAGCGGATCGGTGAGCCGGTGGACCTGGTCGGGCACGACTGGGGTTGCATTCTCACCCTCCGCGTCGCCTCCCTGCGCCCTGACCTCGTTCGTACCTGGGCCGGAGGCAACGGGCCGGTCGACGCCGGGTACGTCTGGCATCCGCTGGCCAGGATCTGGCAGGACCGGGTCCAGGGCGACCGTTACATGGCCGAACTGCGTGCGGAGCCCTTCGCGGAGGAGATGGCGGTCGGCTTCGACGTACCCCTTCACCTGGCCAGGGAGATGGCGAGCCGCGTGGACGAGCCGATGAAGGACGCGGTGCTCAGGCTGTACAGGTCGGCGCTCACCATGGGAGCGGAGTGGCAACCGGAGCTGTCCGTGGTGTCCGCGCCGTGCGTCGTCTTCTGGGGAGCGCGGGACCCCGCCTGCCAGGTCGAGTTCGGGCGCCGGCTGGCTGACTCCCTGCACTCCAGTGAGGTGGTCGAGATGGACTGCAATCACTGGACGGTGCTCGAACGCCCGGCGGAGGTCGCGGAGATCCTGGAGAAGCACTGGAGCGCGCACGCCGCCGCCCGAGGGGCGGACGGGGACGCCGAGGACGGACCCGGTGCTGTCACACAGGGCGGTGCCGGCCGGTCTTGA
- a CDS encoding WhiB family transcriptional regulator produces the protein MDWRVRGLCLTEDPDLFFPIGGLSSGPAAIQTDEAKAVCRHCPVTRQCLAWAVDAGPVEGIWGGTTEGERRALRRRAVRASRPTESAA, from the coding sequence ATGGACTGGCGTGTAAGGGGCCTCTGCCTGACCGAGGACCCCGATCTCTTCTTCCCGATCGGCGGTCTCAGCAGTGGGCCGGCGGCGATACAGACGGACGAGGCGAAGGCAGTCTGCCGGCATTGTCCCGTCACCCGGCAGTGTCTGGCGTGGGCCGTCGACGCCGGACCGGTCGAGGGGATCTGGGGCGGCACCACGGAGGGCGAGCGCCGCGCCCTGCGACGGCGCGCGGTGCGCGCCTCGCGCCCGACGGAGAGCGCCGCCTGA
- a CDS encoding NAD(P)/FAD-dependent oxidoreductase, with protein MREILIVGGGYAGFYTAWGLEKKLRRDEARVTVVDPRPYMTYQPFLPEVVAGSVEARHAAVSLRRHLHRTRLIAGSVTEIHHSAHTATVRPPSGPQYDLHYDMLVMTAGAVTRTFPIPGLSDQAYGLKHVEEAVAIRDRLLTSFDRAAALPHGPERRRLLTATVVGGGFSGVEGFGELLGLASALLKHYPEIGAEELAFHLVEARGRILPEVTDRPGEWVVRSLEKRGARVHLNTQLVSAKDGRVVLSDGSEYDSELLVWTAGNAANPIVHNHTDLPVDARGLLMVRADLRVGTESEFVADVWAAGDDASVPDLAAGRPEARTVPNAQHAVRQGKRLAKNILASLRGRPTKDYVHHSLGVVATLGLGRGIFQYRRLVIKGFPAWLMHRGYHVLAVPSWERKARVFAVWVTAAFFGRDVISLASVQHPREAFVSDGAPRRSEKSSDADAVAG; from the coding sequence GTGCGTGAGATCCTGATCGTGGGCGGCGGTTACGCGGGCTTCTACACCGCGTGGGGGCTGGAGAAGAAGTTGCGGCGGGACGAGGCACGGGTCACGGTCGTCGACCCGCGCCCCTACATGACGTACCAGCCGTTCCTGCCCGAGGTGGTCGCCGGGTCGGTGGAGGCCCGTCATGCCGCGGTCTCGCTCCGACGGCACCTGCACCGCACCCGCCTGATCGCGGGTTCGGTCACCGAGATTCACCACAGCGCGCACACGGCGACGGTCCGGCCGCCGTCCGGGCCGCAGTACGACCTCCACTACGACATGCTGGTGATGACCGCGGGAGCCGTTACCCGCACGTTCCCGATCCCGGGCCTGAGCGACCAGGCGTACGGGCTCAAGCACGTGGAAGAGGCCGTGGCGATCCGCGACCGGCTGCTCACCTCCTTCGACCGCGCGGCGGCCCTGCCCCACGGGCCCGAACGCCGTCGGCTGCTCACCGCCACCGTCGTCGGTGGCGGCTTCTCCGGGGTCGAGGGTTTCGGTGAACTGCTCGGTCTGGCATCCGCGTTGCTCAAGCACTATCCCGAGATCGGGGCGGAGGAACTCGCCTTCCACCTGGTCGAGGCACGGGGGCGCATCCTGCCCGAGGTCACCGACCGGCCGGGGGAGTGGGTGGTGCGCTCGCTGGAGAAGCGTGGTGCGCGGGTGCACCTGAACACCCAGCTGGTCTCCGCGAAGGACGGCCGCGTGGTGCTGTCGGACGGATCGGAGTACGACTCGGAGCTCCTCGTGTGGACGGCGGGCAACGCCGCCAATCCCATCGTGCACAACCACACCGACCTCCCCGTCGACGCACGAGGTCTGCTGATGGTGCGCGCGGATCTCCGCGTCGGGACGGAGAGCGAGTTCGTGGCGGACGTGTGGGCGGCCGGTGACGACGCCTCCGTGCCCGATCTCGCCGCCGGCCGGCCGGAGGCCCGCACGGTGCCCAACGCCCAGCACGCCGTCCGTCAGGGCAAGCGGCTGGCGAAGAACATCCTGGCGTCACTGCGCGGCCGACCCACCAAGGACTATGTGCACCACAGTCTCGGCGTGGTGGCCACCCTCGGGTTGGGCCGTGGCATCTTCCAGTACCGGCGTCTGGTCATCAAGGGATTCCCGGCCTGGCTGATGCACCGCGGCTACCACGTACTGGCCGTACCGAGCTGGGAGCGCAAGGCACGGGTGTTCGCCGTCTGGGTGACCGCCGCCTTCTTCGGCCGCGACGTCATCTCCCTTGCCTCGGTCCAGCACCCGAGGGAGGCCTTCGTCTCCGACGGTGCCCCACGGCGGAGCGAGAAGTCCTCCGACGCGGACGCCGTCGCCGGATGA
- a CDS encoding sigma-70 family RNA polymerase sigma factor, protein MHPEATPVEGDLSEAVSVFVELRPRLFGIAYRVLGSAVEAEDVVQEVWLRWQRTDRTVVISPVAFLSSTTTRLAINVAQSARVRRETYIGPWLPEPVDTSNDPGIGAERAEALELALLLVLQKLPPTERAAYVLREAFDYAYPDIARILGLSPVNVRKIVSRARKHLTEDQRDSVDAAEHRTLLQTFVAAARQGDVAGLEALLTPNAVSLSDGNGIRGAARVPVLGRARVANLSTAHPRFWPTVEAEPVEANGRGGILIHRDGRPATFMTVAATSRGIHQVMWVFNPVKIAAFLQSRTRHRSAAALCV, encoded by the coding sequence ATGCATCCAGAGGCGACACCCGTGGAAGGCGACCTGAGCGAGGCCGTTTCCGTCTTCGTCGAACTCCGGCCCCGCCTCTTCGGCATCGCCTACCGCGTGCTGGGCAGTGCGGTGGAGGCCGAGGACGTCGTCCAGGAAGTGTGGCTGCGTTGGCAGCGGACCGACCGCACCGTGGTGATCAGCCCCGTCGCGTTCCTGTCGAGCACCACCACCCGGCTGGCCATCAACGTGGCGCAGTCTGCCCGCGTCCGCCGCGAGACCTACATCGGTCCGTGGCTGCCGGAGCCCGTCGACACCAGCAACGACCCGGGAATCGGTGCCGAGCGGGCGGAGGCACTGGAACTCGCCCTGCTCCTGGTGCTCCAGAAACTTCCCCCGACCGAACGCGCCGCCTACGTCCTGAGGGAGGCCTTCGACTACGCCTACCCCGACATCGCGCGCATCCTGGGTCTCAGCCCCGTCAATGTCCGCAAGATCGTGAGCCGGGCCCGCAAACACCTCACCGAGGACCAGCGGGACAGCGTCGACGCGGCCGAGCACCGGACGCTGCTCCAGACGTTCGTCGCCGCCGCCCGGCAGGGCGATGTCGCCGGACTGGAGGCGCTGCTCACCCCGAACGCGGTCAGTCTGTCCGACGGCAACGGCATCAGGGGAGCGGCTCGGGTGCCCGTTCTGGGCCGTGCCCGCGTGGCGAACCTGTCCACCGCGCATCCGCGGTTCTGGCCCACGGTCGAGGCGGAGCCGGTCGAGGCCAACGGACGCGGCGGCATCCTGATCCACCGGGACGGCCGGCCCGCCACCTTCATGACGGTCGCGGCCACGTCCCGCGGCATTCACCAGGTGATGTGGGTCTTCAATCCGGTCAAGATCGCCGCTTTCCTGCAGTCCCGCACCCGTCACCGGTCCGCGGCGGCCCTCTGCGTCTGA